The following nucleotide sequence is from uncultured Draconibacterium sp..
AAACCACCACCATGAACACGCCATGCTCCGCTTCCCTTCAGCACCATTTCGCTTAGTGCAAGACCAAGTGAAACTACCTGTTCGTCTTTGTGTACAATATCATAAATGTTCTGGTTGTACATATACGAACTGTATCCCGATTCAACAACCATATCAAGGAAAGCATTAAAGTCGTTGTTTTCCAGCGCTTCAACCTGTTTTACAACACGTGCATTGTCGCCCTGGAAGTGATATGCGCGAAGAATCGCACGATCGCCTGTTTTCTCACGAATTTCAGGAATCTTTTCTACGATCTGCTCCAAAGTAACTTCGCGAAGTACATTTGCGCCTAATTCGGCAGCAACCGATTTCATTTCAGTAGGAAGCGATGCGTACTCTGCCTGAGATGCAGGATCGTCGTGACCACCACCAACATCAGTTATAACCAATGAAAATCCTGTTGAAACGAAATCAAAATCAACTTCTTTCACAATCGGGTTGGCCGGATCTTTAAAGTCAATCGTAATCAATCCACCAACCGAACAAGCTGTTTGATCCATTAATCCACAAGGTTTTCCGAAATAGTTGTTTTCGCTCCACTGACCGATGATTGCATTTTCAACAGCATCCATTTTACCATCGTTAAAAAGCTCGCTAAAAATTGCGCCAATCAGTACTTCGAATGATGCAGAAGAACTTAAGCCCGAACCTTTTGGCACACGCCCTTCAATACATGCATCGAAACCACCAATTTCGTAACCATTCTCTTTCATTTTTGCGGCAATACCTTTTACCAGCGAGGTGGAAGTATAAAACTCAGACTCGTCCGGTTGAAAATCACTGAGTTCTACCTGGAATTCAGGATAACCTGCCGATTTAATACGAACGGTATTTGTTCCGTTTTTGGCTGCAACTGCAATATTATCGAGGTTTACGGCACCTGCCAAAACGCGGCCGTAGTTATGATCGGTGTGGTTTCCGCCAATTTCTGTACGTCCGGGTGAACTAAACAACGAAACATCGTCGGCTCCAAATGTTTTTTCAAACTCTCCCATCACCTCTGCATAACGATCTGCCTGAACTTTTAATTCGGCAAAATCACTGCCGTACAACTCCTTAAATAACGGGTTATCTCCCCCGTTAATTTTTTCATTTAATGTACTAATTTTAGTCATAATCTGTTATTGATTTATATTACTTTAATTTCTATTTTTCAACTGGTAGGTACTGGTGGGTACAAATATAGTTTTTAAAGCCAGCTACAGACCCCTCGAAAAGATGTTGCACAACAGATTTAACATTTATAAACTATTCCTGACAATCATTTGCGCTTTGTTACGAACCTGCGATCTGTCGCGCGTTACAACCATATTGGCAAGTGTTTTTCCCATTTCCGTAAAATCGGTTGAAATGGTTGTTATACCACCCGAAACCACTTCTTTTAACATAGTGTCGTTAAAGGAAACTATGCCAAATTTTTTACCCAGTTTAAACTTACAATATTTGGCAATTTTCACCATTTCAACCAAGTCGCGGTCCGAAATTAGGAAGTAAGCTTCCCACAACGATGGTTTCACACCAGTGAGCGATTTTACAATCTCGTACTTAAAATCATTTTCCTCACAAAAACGCTGAAATCCCTCCGAACGCTCTGCCGGTTCTTTTCCGCCCGGATTTACGAATACTAACTTCCGGTACTTTTCAATCATCTCCTTTCCTGCAACCAAAGCGTCGTAAAAATCCTGCTCAAAATCCTGGTAAACCACCGGGTAGCGTGTTAGTTCAGGTTTCAAACGATCGATAATATAAACGCGGTCTTCAGGTAATTTTGATAATAAGTGCCCCGTATTGTCAAAAGTGGCCGGCATTATTAAATACGATGTATAGTTACCAATACTTTCGGTAATCAGATTTTTAAATACCTTATAATTAAAATGATGAAAATATACTTCAACCGTTGCCTTGCCTTTAAACGAATTTATCAGGGAATTATACAAGTCCTCTTTAAATGCATTTAACTCGTCGAATAATACAAAAACACGTTCTTCAACTTTTATTTCAGTGCTGGCAATGTAATACCCTTTTCCGGGCTGACTTTTCAAAATGCCTTTCGACTTTAGTTCGTTAAAAGCAAACATCACCGTATCGCGGCTAAGATTAAACTCCGAACAAATCTCATTAATCGAAGGAACCTTATCTCCTTTTTTTAAACGTCTTTTTTCAATTGATTTTAGCACCGAATCGATTATCTGGCGATATTTCGGCACCGATGACTTTGGATTGATTGAAATTACTCTGGTTCTTGGCATTTAGTTAAGCTTTACACAAAAATAGTAGTTTTTTATTACAAAATGATGTTTTAAAACACCACCAGTACCTACCAGTTAATATTCTGATTTTTCGCATTTTTGTTCGGCAAAATTTGTAGTGCAGTTATTTACCACAAAATTGAGCTACAAATAAATCATAACAAATGTTACAAAACTGTAAAACGACTTTATTTTTTAACCAAAGCTAAAATATAATACCCGGCTTTAATAACTTTGGAGAAAAATTCAGGAAAAAACAGTAAAATAGCACACAGTAACACATAAAAAGTGGGCAGGCAGAAAATCGAATTTAGCTGCTTTTACAAAAATGCAAATTAGAAAAAACAAAGTATAATGAAGATAACAACAAAAACTTTTGGGACATTAAAAGATGGTCGCGAAGCACAGCTTTTTACCCTCACCAACGACACACTAAAAATAAATATAACCAATTACGGCGCCATTATTACCGCAATTGACATGCCGAATAAAAATGGCTCCATTCAGAATATTGTTTGTGGTTTCGATAAACTTGAAACCTATCAAAGCGAAGAGTACCTGGCATCATGCCCCTACTTTGGAGCCATAATTGGCCGATTTGGCAACCGGATTGCAAAAGGACATCTCGAGATTGAAGGTAAGACATACGAAATGGCAATTAATAACGGACCAAACCATTTGCATGGAGGAATAGAAGGGTTTGATAAAAAATTATTTGATGCCGAAATTATTGAGTCCGAAAACGAAGTTGGCGTTAAATTAAGCTACATGAGTGCTGATGGCGAAGAAAATTATCCGGGAAATCTAAAAGTAACCTGTATATATACGCTAAACGAGAACAATGATCTGGGCATTCAATATTATGCCGAAACTGACAAAACAACTGTGGTTAACCTTACAAACCACAGTTACTTCAATTTAACCGGAGGAAAAGACAATATCCTAAACCATGAACTGGAGCTTAATGCAACCAAAATGACAGCCATGGTTGAGCAAATACCAACCGGAAAAATTACCCCGGTAGTTGGTACTGTTTACGATTTTACCTCGCCTAAAAAGATTAATGCCGAAGGTTTGGAAATGGGCTACGACGATAACTTTGTTTTTGACAACGAAGACGGAGATCTGATTTTGGCCGGTACACTAAGCGAAGAAACCAGTGGCCGTAAAATTGAGGTTTACACCACACAACCGGGAATGCAGGTTTACACCGGTTATTGGATTCCGGAATTTACCATTGATGGCAAAAAGAAATTCGGAAGCTACGCCGGAATTGCACTGGAAACCCAACATTATCCTGATTCGGTACATCACCCAAAATTTCCGACAACGGAATTAAAACCCGGAGAAATTTACGATCAGAAAACGATCTACAAATTTATAACAGAATAACAGAAGTGCCCGAAAGGGCATTTTTTATGCTTACAAGCAAAAAACAACTTAACAGATTTTTTATACTTTTGGATACAAACGAATGTAAAAGAAATCCTGATTAAATTAACTTTTGTAATTACCTATGAAAACCATTGTTGAACTTTTTGAAACCGCTGTTGCTAACTACCCCGACAATCCTTATCTGTGGGAAAAGACCAAAGGAGAATACCAGCCTACAACTTACAAACAAACACGCGAAAAGGTTTTAGATCTTGCTGCCGGACTCATTCAGTTGGGTTTCAAAAAAGGCGACCGGGCCGCATTAATTGCCGATGGCCGCAACGATTGGATCATTAGTGAACTGGGGATGCTTTATGCCGGGGGTATTAACGTGCCACTCTCTATTCGTTTACAAAACAACGAGCTTGCTTTCCGCATAAACCACAGTGGAAGTAAATATATTTTTGTATCGAAATTACATGCTGCAAAAGTTGAGGAGATTCGTGATGAGTTGCCGGAACTGGAGAAAGTAGTTTACATTGACGGAAAAGAAAATCCGGGTGAAAACGATATTGATTACAAAGAATTGGTTGCTGCCGGAGCTAAATTCAGAAAAGAAAATACCGACTTAACGGAACAGGTATGGAAAGGAATTGAGCCAAACGATGTAGCAAATATATCTTATACTTCAGGAACCACTGCCGACCCGAAAGGTATTATGCTTACCCACCTGAATTACGCGGCCAATGTGGTACAGTCAAATTCATTGCTCGATCTGCAGTCAGAATGGATAACACTGGCAATTCTGCCGTGGGATCATGCATTTGCACACACCACCTGCTTGTATGTGTTTATGTACAAAGGTGCCAGTATTGCATCGGTTGAAATTGGCAACTCGCCAATGGAAACACTTCGAAATATTCCGAAAAATATACAGGAGATTAAGCCAACGCTTATGATGAGTGTTCCGGCTTACTCAAAAACATTCCGGAAAAACATTGAAGCAGGCATTCGTAAAAAAGGAGAATTCCTGTTTAAAGTTTTCCAGTTTGCCTTAAAAGTTGCTTATGCGCACAACGGCTATGGCAACAACCGCGGCAAAGGCTGGCGTTTCTTTTTAAAGCCGCTTTACTGGTTATTTGACCATGTATTATTTGCCAAAGTTCGTGATGGTTTTGGGGGCAACCTGAAATTCTTCATTGGAGGTGGTGCCTTGCTCGATGTTGAATTGCAACGTTTCTTCTATGCCGTTGGTCTTCCCATTTGCCAGGGTTACGGTCTTACTGAATCTGCTCCCGTTATTTCGTCAAATGTTCCGCACGATGTTGTTTTTGGATCATCGGGAAAACTGGTTAAAAACCTGGAAATAAAAATTCTGGACGATAAAGGCAATGAACTACCTGTAGGACAGAAAGGCGAGATTGTTGTGAAAGGTGACAATGTAATGAAAGGCTATTGGAATAACCCAACTGCCACTGCCGAAACTTTGAAAGACGGCTGGCTGCACACCGGCGATATGGGCTACATGGGAAAAGACGACTTCCTTTATGTACTGGGACGGTTTAAAAGTCTGCTAATTGGTAACGATGGCGAAAAATACAGCCCTGAAGGTATTGAAGAGGCACTTGTCGACCAGTCGCCATACATCCAACAGGTAATGCTTTACAACAATCAAAATGCATATACCTCCGGAATGGTTGTGCCCGACATGGAAGCCATAAACCGTGAGCTGAAAAATCGCAGCATCGAAAAAGGAAGTGATGAAGCTGCAAAAACTGCAATCGAAATTATTCAGAAAGAGATTAACGAATATAAAAAAGGCGGCAAATATGAAGGCACTTTCCCTGAGCGCTGGCTACCTGCCACCGTTGCCATACTGCCGGAGGCGTTTACTACTGAAAACAAAATGCTGAACGCCACCATGAAAATGGTTCGCGACAAAGTTACAGCACACTTTGCCAAAGAATTGGAATTTCTGTACACATCCGGAGCCAAAAATATAGTTAACGAGATGAATATTGAGGCTGTAAAAAACTGGATGAAATAAATTGAATTATGATTTTCGATTAACGAATACTGCTTTGCGATTGAAAAATACAAACGGTCTTTTTCTTAAATCTGAAATCAGTATTCGTTAATCAGTATTCAATATTCTCCGCTATTCTTCAACAAAATACCGTAGTTGATCCAACATAATCGGCACGTCGTCTTTATCTATTCCCAGACCAGTTAAATAATGCAGGTCTTCGTGGAAAACCTCGAAAAACTCACGCTCGGTAAATTCTGTTTTTACAATCGACTGTTTGTAATAATCCAGCGCCTCTTTTCGTTTTCCCAAACACCACTGCACATGCCCCATATTCATCAGGTCGTGTTTATTGGGGCTGGCATCAAGCAGTTTTTTGAAATATTTCTCTGCCTGCTCAAACTTACCGGCAACCAACGAACACCAGCCAATTGGCTTCCACACCTTTTTATTGTCAGGCATCAAATATTCAACCTTGAAATAGGTTTTTAAAGCCTCCTCAAAACGATCAAGCTCCAGCAAACAGTGACCAATATTCAGCTGAACATTTAAATTCTCTTCATCCAGTAATTCAACCTCGCGGTAATACTCCAGCGCTTTTTTCGGCTGTTTTAAATTGCGGTAACACAATGCTATTTTATTGAGGTTCCACTTTTTGTTCAACTCAAACAGCTCTGCACTTTTATAAGCTTTCAGAGCCTGATCAAAATCGCCAAGCTTTTGATAACAGTAGCCGAGTTTTTGGTACAATTCCCCGCTTTTCTCCTCACTCAACAAGTAATTAAATACTTCGGCGGCCTCGTTGTAATAGTTTTTCGAAAAATAGTATTCAGCAATATTTCGAACAATGCTGGCATCTTCTTTCAGCGTTTCGCCCAGCGTTTGTTTGTTATGAAAATCGAAATGCCAGTTAAAAATATCTTCAAAATCAGTTTTGCGCGGATACAATTTGAAAAAGCGGTACAAATCCTGGATATACAGATTTGAAATATAAGCTGCTTTTTTCCCCGGATCAGTCAACTCTTCATCGTTTTTCAGTTCATCAAACTGCTGCATTTCTGCTTTTAATCCTTCAGCCATAAACTCGCGGTTTTCGGCCGGAATATTTTGCAAACTAAAGCAAAACGA
It contains:
- a CDS encoding GntR family transcriptional regulator, which encodes MPRTRVISINPKSSVPKYRQIIDSVLKSIEKRRLKKGDKVPSINEICSEFNLSRDTVMFAFNELKSKGILKSQPGKGYYIASTEIKVEERVFVLFDELNAFKEDLYNSLINSFKGKATVEVYFHHFNYKVFKNLITESIGNYTSYLIMPATFDNTGHLLSKLPEDRVYIIDRLKPELTRYPVVYQDFEQDFYDALVAGKEMIEKYRKLVFVNPGGKEPAERSEGFQRFCEENDFKYEIVKSLTGVKPSLWEAYFLISDRDLVEMVKIAKYCKFKLGKKFGIVSFNDTMLKEVVSGGITTISTDFTEMGKTLANMVVTRDRSQVRNKAQMIVRNSL
- a CDS encoding AMP-binding protein, whose translation is MKTIVELFETAVANYPDNPYLWEKTKGEYQPTTYKQTREKVLDLAAGLIQLGFKKGDRAALIADGRNDWIISELGMLYAGGINVPLSIRLQNNELAFRINHSGSKYIFVSKLHAAKVEEIRDELPELEKVVYIDGKENPGENDIDYKELVAAGAKFRKENTDLTEQVWKGIEPNDVANISYTSGTTADPKGIMLTHLNYAANVVQSNSLLDLQSEWITLAILPWDHAFAHTTCLYVFMYKGASIASVEIGNSPMETLRNIPKNIQEIKPTLMMSVPAYSKTFRKNIEAGIRKKGEFLFKVFQFALKVAYAHNGYGNNRGKGWRFFLKPLYWLFDHVLFAKVRDGFGGNLKFFIGGGALLDVELQRFFYAVGLPICQGYGLTESAPVISSNVPHDVVFGSSGKLVKNLEIKILDDKGNELPVGQKGEIVVKGDNVMKGYWNNPTATAETLKDGWLHTGDMGYMGKDDFLYVLGRFKSLLIGNDGEKYSPEGIEEALVDQSPYIQQVMLYNNQNAYTSGMVVPDMEAINRELKNRSIEKGSDEAAKTAIEIIQKEINEYKKGGKYEGTFPERWLPATVAILPEAFTTENKMLNATMKMVRDKVTAHFAKELEFLYTSGAKNIVNEMNIEAVKNWMK
- a CDS encoding aldose epimerase family protein, yielding MKITTKTFGTLKDGREAQLFTLTNDTLKINITNYGAIITAIDMPNKNGSIQNIVCGFDKLETYQSEEYLASCPYFGAIIGRFGNRIAKGHLEIEGKTYEMAINNGPNHLHGGIEGFDKKLFDAEIIESENEVGVKLSYMSADGEENYPGNLKVTCIYTLNENNDLGIQYYAETDKTTVVNLTNHSYFNLTGGKDNILNHELELNATKMTAMVEQIPTGKITPVVGTVYDFTSPKKINAEGLEMGYDDNFVFDNEDGDLILAGTLSEETSGRKIEVYTTQPGMQVYTGYWIPEFTIDGKKKFGSYAGIALETQHYPDSVHHPKFPTTELKPGEIYDQKTIYKFITE
- a CDS encoding galactokinase family protein, which encodes MTKISTLNEKINGGDNPLFKELYGSDFAELKVQADRYAEVMGEFEKTFGADDVSLFSSPGRTEIGGNHTDHNYGRVLAGAVNLDNIAVAAKNGTNTVRIKSAGYPEFQVELSDFQPDESEFYTSTSLVKGIAAKMKENGYEIGGFDACIEGRVPKGSGLSSSASFEVLIGAIFSELFNDGKMDAVENAIIGQWSENNYFGKPCGLMDQTACSVGGLITIDFKDPANPIVKEVDFDFVSTGFSLVITDVGGGHDDPASQAEYASLPTEMKSVAAELGANVLREVTLEQIVEKIPEIREKTGDRAILRAYHFQGDNARVVKQVEALENNDFNAFLDMVVESGYSSYMYNQNIYDIVHKDEQVVSLGLALSEMVLKGSGAWRVHGGGFGGTIQAFVPQDKLDKYVEVLEHVYGKGTCHKLFIRSKGSVKLDL